In a single window of the Micromonospora sp. WMMD1155 genome:
- a CDS encoding helix-turn-helix transcriptional regulator, with amino-acid sequence MKRSELKTSQQVIDDAGRQDPAFRAEWDRTAFAREVALRIVRYRADNELTQTALARAVGMTQSVIARLEAGDQPPSIATLAKLSKGTGMVFDVKISHGAVEIVAA; translated from the coding sequence ATGAAGCGTTCCGAACTCAAGACCTCGCAGCAGGTCATCGACGATGCCGGTCGGCAGGACCCGGCCTTCCGCGCAGAGTGGGATCGGACAGCCTTCGCCCGCGAGGTCGCACTGCGTATCGTGCGGTACCGCGCCGACAATGAATTGACCCAGACCGCCCTCGCGCGCGCGGTGGGCATGACCCAGTCGGTCATCGCGCGACTCGAGGCCGGCGACCAGCCGCCGTCGATCGCCACACTCGCCAAGCTCTCCAAGGGCACCGGCATGGTGTTCGACGTCAAGATCTCTCACGGCGCGGTCGAGATCGTGGCTGCCTAG
- a CDS encoding GAP family protein, producing the protein MSPELPLSLAGLALIDSTSIGTLFIPVWLLLAPGPVNARRILGYLATIAGFYLAVGLLLVFGGSTLADALGGALDNRVVLWAQLVLGVGMLALSFRYDGKRRPRTGGVLRWRDRATAGDSSARWLVGLALLAALAEVATMLPYLGAVGLLATSGVGSATVVVLLAGYCLVMVLPAVLLLGARSARPTMVEPVLARLNNWIVNKAGGAFGWILGIAGFLIARDAAVRLGLFGLLDR; encoded by the coding sequence GTGAGCCCCGAATTGCCGCTGTCGCTGGCCGGGCTGGCGCTGATCGACAGCACCAGCATCGGCACCCTGTTCATCCCGGTCTGGCTGCTGCTCGCCCCCGGGCCGGTCAACGCCCGACGGATCCTGGGCTACCTCGCCACGATCGCGGGGTTCTACCTGGCGGTGGGGCTGCTGCTGGTCTTCGGTGGCAGCACGCTGGCGGACGCGCTGGGCGGTGCGCTGGACAACCGCGTGGTGCTCTGGGCGCAACTCGTCCTGGGCGTCGGCATGCTGGCGCTCAGCTTCCGCTACGACGGCAAACGGCGTCCGCGTACCGGTGGCGTGCTGCGATGGCGGGACCGGGCCACCGCCGGTGACTCCTCGGCCCGGTGGTTGGTCGGGCTCGCGCTGCTCGCCGCGCTCGCCGAGGTGGCGACCATGCTGCCGTACCTCGGTGCGGTGGGGCTGTTGGCCACCTCCGGGGTCGGTTCGGCGACCGTGGTGGTGCTGCTGGCCGGATACTGCCTGGTCATGGTGCTGCCAGCGGTCCTCCTGCTGGGTGCCAGGTCGGCCCGCCCGACGATGGTCGAGCCGGTGCTCGCCCGACTCAACAACTGGATCGTCAACAAGGCCGGTGGTGCCTTCGGCTGGATCCTCGGCATCGCCGGTTTCCTGATCGCCCGTGACGCCGCCGTCCGACTCGGCCTGTTCGGCCTGCTCGATCGCTGA
- the fdhD gene encoding formate dehydrogenase accessory sulfurtransferase FdhD produces MGRATDRRGVLRIDLDAATSGRGAVRRPDTLAVEEPLEIRVGAAGPGRRRPLAVTMRTPGDDLDLAIGFLLTEGLIRSTDDVSTAQLCAGAETPNTYNVVDVVLAPGVPEPTTDPSRNFYTTSSCGVCGKASIDAVRTRSLFPVAADPLTVPATLLADLPDRLRAAQRGFDRTGGLHAAGLFTSDGELVVLREDVGRHNAVDKVIGWAVRERRLPLAGHLLLVSGRASFELTQKAWMAGLPLLAAVSAPSTLAVELADEAGMTLVGFLRGRTMNVYAGAQRIRVEQSA; encoded by the coding sequence ATGGGACGGGCAACTGATCGACGGGGCGTACTCCGAATCGACCTGGATGCGGCGACCTCCGGGCGTGGGGCCGTCCGTCGTCCGGACACCCTCGCCGTGGAGGAGCCGCTGGAGATCCGGGTGGGCGCGGCCGGTCCCGGCCGCCGACGGCCGCTCGCCGTCACCATGCGTACGCCCGGCGACGACCTGGACCTGGCGATCGGTTTCCTCCTGACCGAGGGGCTGATCCGGTCGACCGACGACGTGTCGACCGCGCAGCTCTGCGCGGGCGCGGAGACGCCGAACACGTACAACGTGGTGGACGTGGTGCTCGCGCCCGGCGTGCCGGAACCGACCACCGACCCGTCCCGGAACTTCTACACGACCAGTTCCTGCGGTGTCTGTGGCAAGGCGAGCATCGACGCGGTACGCACCCGGTCACTGTTCCCGGTCGCGGCGGACCCGCTGACTGTGCCGGCCACGCTCCTCGCCGACCTGCCCGACCGGCTCCGCGCCGCCCAGCGCGGCTTCGACCGGACCGGTGGACTCCACGCGGCGGGGCTGTTCACCTCCGACGGTGAGCTGGTGGTGCTGCGGGAGGACGTGGGCCGGCACAACGCCGTGGACAAGGTGATCGGCTGGGCGGTCCGGGAACGACGCCTCCCACTGGCCGGGCACCTGCTGCTGGTCTCCGGGCGGGCCAGCTTCGAGCTGACCCAGAAGGCGTGGATGGCGGGGCTGCCGCTGCTGGCCGCGGTGTCCGCCCCGAGCACCCTCGCCGTCGAACTGGCCGACGAGGCGGGGATGACACTGGTCGGTTTCCTACGCGGCCGGACGATGAACGTCTACGCCGGGGCACAGCGGATCAGGGTGGAGCAGTCGGCCTGA
- a CDS encoding NTP transferase domain-containing protein produces the protein MEEAVAGLSGTGTIGRWRGYRGRVETYAAVVLAGGVARRMGGVDKPALPVGGRPMRDRVFAAVTDATPRVLVGPADAVPPGVRVVREDPPGGGPVAAAAAGLALLDPDTSLVALLAADLPLLTRAAIGYLLNHLDRETFDTEPATDGLAPAPSARSGLGSERRPDGVCFVDGDGRRQSLCGVWRVAALRAGLDRLTAERDGGLSGAPVRALLAGLVVREVAWSGEGPPPWFDCDTDEDVRRAEEWAR, from the coding sequence TTGGAGGAGGCGGTTGCGGGCCTGAGCGGCACCGGCACGATCGGGCGCTGGCGCGGCTACCGTGGCCGGGTGGAGACGTACGCCGCTGTGGTGCTCGCGGGTGGGGTCGCCCGCCGGATGGGCGGGGTCGACAAGCCCGCGCTCCCGGTCGGCGGCCGGCCGATGCGCGACCGGGTGTTCGCCGCCGTCACCGACGCGACGCCACGGGTGCTTGTCGGTCCGGCCGACGCCGTGCCCCCGGGCGTGCGGGTCGTCCGGGAGGACCCACCGGGCGGCGGCCCGGTCGCCGCGGCGGCTGCCGGCCTGGCGCTGCTGGACCCCGACACCAGCCTGGTCGCGCTGCTCGCCGCCGACCTGCCGCTGCTCACCCGGGCCGCGATCGGGTACCTGCTGAACCACCTCGACCGGGAGACCTTCGACACCGAACCGGCGACCGACGGCCTCGCTCCGGCACCGTCGGCTCGCAGTGGCCTCGGCAGCGAGCGGCGACCTGACGGGGTGTGCTTCGTCGACGGCGACGGACGGCGGCAGTCACTCTGCGGCGTGTGGCGGGTCGCCGCGTTGCGGGCCGGGCTGGACCGGTTGACGGCCGAGCGGGACGGCGGTCTCTCCGGAGCCCCGGTCCGCGCGCTGCTGGCCGGTCTCGTGGTGCGGGAGGTGGCCTGGTCCGGCGAGGGCCCGCCGCCCTGGTTCGACTGCGACACTGACGAGGACGTACGCCGGGCGGAGGAGTGGGCGCGATGA
- a CDS encoding DUF6457 domain-containing protein has protein sequence MTVMDDWVTAACAELELDPAGVPVPAVLDLARDVAHQVLRPGAPVSAYLLGVAVGRGADPADAAARLRALAGSWPVELGADPTDPTAP, from the coding sequence ATGACGGTGATGGACGACTGGGTGACCGCTGCGTGCGCCGAGTTGGAGTTGGACCCGGCCGGGGTGCCCGTCCCGGCGGTGCTGGATCTGGCTCGCGACGTCGCCCACCAGGTGTTGCGGCCGGGCGCGCCGGTCAGCGCGTACCTGCTCGGGGTGGCCGTCGGTCGGGGTGCTGACCCGGCGGACGCCGCGGCCCGGCTCCGAGCGCTGGCCGGCTCCTGGCCGGTCGAGTTGGGGGCCGACCCCACGGACCCGACGGCTCCCTGA
- a CDS encoding zinc-binding dehydrogenase, translating to MRAIWLHEFGGPEVLVPETTPDPTPGPDQVLIDVAHVNITFVETQQRSGRPGPFRVTPPLIPGNGAGGVITAVGSDVDPTLTGRRVISATGGSGAYAERVVVDASAPIEVPAELALDEAVALLADGRTAIMLVEAVAVRPGDRVLVEAAAGGVGNLLVQLASRSGARVVGAAGGQRKVELLPGLGAELAVDYRRPDWPDLVRAAMGGVDVVFDGVGGATAQAAFDLVEPGGRMISFGLASGEWSPVSAEVAAARQVTQIRPNVPPARLRAYTRQALADAVAGRLRPLIGQRFPLERAADAHAAIEARTTVGKTLLDRL from the coding sequence ATGCGGGCGATCTGGCTACACGAGTTCGGCGGGCCCGAGGTGCTGGTGCCCGAAACCACACCCGACCCGACGCCCGGCCCCGACCAGGTGCTGATCGACGTGGCGCACGTGAACATCACCTTCGTCGAGACACAGCAGCGCTCCGGTCGCCCCGGCCCGTTCCGGGTCACCCCACCGCTGATCCCCGGCAACGGGGCCGGCGGAGTGATCACCGCCGTCGGGTCGGACGTCGACCCGACGCTGACCGGGCGTCGGGTGATCAGCGCCACCGGCGGCTCCGGCGCGTACGCCGAACGCGTGGTGGTGGACGCGTCCGCCCCGATCGAGGTGCCCGCCGAACTGGCCCTGGACGAGGCGGTGGCGCTGCTGGCCGACGGGCGTACCGCCATCATGCTGGTCGAGGCGGTGGCTGTCCGGCCGGGTGACCGGGTGCTGGTGGAGGCCGCCGCCGGCGGCGTGGGCAATCTGCTGGTGCAGCTCGCGTCCCGGTCCGGCGCGCGGGTGGTCGGCGCGGCCGGTGGGCAGCGCAAGGTCGAGCTGCTACCCGGCCTGGGCGCCGAACTGGCGGTCGACTACCGCCGGCCCGACTGGCCCGACCTGGTCCGAGCAGCGATGGGCGGAGTCGACGTGGTGTTCGACGGTGTCGGCGGGGCGACGGCTCAGGCGGCATTCGACCTGGTGGAACCGGGCGGTCGCATGATCAGCTTCGGCTTGGCCAGCGGCGAGTGGTCCCCGGTCTCGGCGGAGGTCGCCGCGGCACGGCAGGTCACCCAGATCCGGCCGAACGTGCCACCCGCGCGGCTGCGGGCGTACACCCGGCAGGCCCTGGCCGACGCGGTTGCCGGCCGCCTACGACCGCTGATCGGTCAGCGATTCCCGTTGGAACGCGCCGCCGACGCGCACGCCGCGATCGAAGCGCGCACGACGGTCGGCAAGACCCTGCTGGACAGGCTTTAG
- a CDS encoding Lrp/AsnC family transcriptional regulator, which translates to MQIDAVDQRIIALLVADARASYADIGTRVSLSAPAVKRRVDRLRATGVIRGFTAVVDPAAVGWTTEAFVELFCAGRTTPAQIGVATRRHPEVVGAYTVSGEADALVHLRAADIAHLEAALERLRAESFVTSTRSTIVLSRLVESPGVGPSNGA; encoded by the coding sequence TTGCAGATAGACGCGGTCGACCAGCGGATCATTGCGTTACTCGTCGCGGACGCCCGAGCGTCGTACGCCGACATCGGCACCCGGGTGTCACTCTCCGCCCCAGCCGTCAAGCGTCGCGTCGACCGGCTCCGGGCCACCGGCGTGATCAGGGGATTCACGGCCGTGGTGGATCCGGCCGCCGTCGGGTGGACCACCGAGGCCTTCGTCGAGCTGTTCTGCGCCGGCCGGACGACACCCGCACAGATCGGCGTTGCCACCCGCCGGCACCCGGAGGTGGTCGGCGCCTACACCGTCTCCGGCGAGGCGGACGCGCTCGTACACCTGCGGGCCGCCGACATCGCCCACCTGGAGGCGGCACTGGAACGGTTGCGGGCCGAGTCCTTCGTGACGTCCACCCGCAGCACCATCGTGCTCTCCAGGCTGGTCGAGTCACCGGGCGTGGGCCCGTCGAACGGGGCTTGA
- the ddaH gene encoding dimethylargininase, protein MVTVNQQRFPRKRTYLMCSPEHFAVEYAINPWMDVTTPVDRDLAVKQWDRLRETLIGLGHEVHLLTPEHGLPDMVYAANGAFTVDGSVYGARFKHEQRAAEAAAHHAFYESQGWRFVAPSETNEGEGDFAYVPEAHGGLILAGHGFRTEIPAHAEAQEALGRPVVSLRLIDPRFYHLDVALAAIDDSNVVYFPGAFSAASQRVLTQLFPDAVIADDEDAMAFGLNLVSDGANVVLNSEATRLAGKLKAAGYTPVPVELAELKKGGGSVKCCIAELRH, encoded by the coding sequence TTGGTGACCGTGAACCAGCAGCGATTCCCGCGAAAGCGGACATATCTCATGTGCTCGCCGGAGCATTTCGCGGTCGAGTACGCGATCAATCCGTGGATGGACGTGACCACCCCGGTCGACCGGGACCTGGCCGTCAAACAGTGGGACCGGCTGCGCGAGACGCTGATCGGCCTCGGCCACGAGGTGCACCTGCTCACGCCCGAGCACGGCCTGCCCGACATGGTCTACGCCGCCAACGGCGCCTTCACCGTCGACGGCAGTGTCTACGGCGCACGGTTCAAGCACGAGCAGCGGGCCGCCGAGGCCGCGGCTCACCACGCCTTCTACGAGTCGCAGGGCTGGCGGTTCGTCGCGCCGAGCGAGACCAACGAGGGCGAGGGCGACTTCGCGTACGTGCCGGAGGCGCACGGCGGGCTCATCCTGGCCGGGCACGGCTTCCGGACCGAGATTCCGGCGCACGCCGAGGCGCAGGAGGCGTTGGGCCGTCCGGTGGTGTCGCTGCGGCTGATCGACCCGCGCTTCTACCACCTCGACGTGGCGCTCGCGGCGATCGACGACTCGAACGTCGTCTACTTCCCGGGCGCGTTCTCCGCCGCCAGCCAGCGGGTGCTCACCCAGCTCTTCCCGGACGCGGTGATCGCCGACGACGAGGACGCGATGGCCTTCGGGCTCAACCTGGTCAGCGACGGTGCCAACGTGGTGCTCAACAGCGAGGCGACCCGCCTCGCGGGCAAGCTGAAGGCCGCCGGCTACACCCCGGTTCCGGTCGAGCTGGCCGAGCTGAAGAAGGGCGGCGGCAGTGTGAAGTGCTGCATCGCCGAGCTGCGGCACTGA
- a CDS encoding ABC transporter substrate-binding protein: MSQMNRRRALQLLAALGTTGFVAGCGSDTDAQPAADLSPVKIGLITPQGGGFKSIGDDITNGFQIFLDLHDQKLGGHPVELLTADEGDTAKTGKAAVEGLLKQGVLALTGVVNSAVMVGIRDTVEEARVPLIGSNASPSSLQSVFYIWRTSYVLDEAGRALGRYLRDQLPANGRVAIIVPENVGSPDVVRGFKQEFGATDSRISDPVTYTSATANPGKTTYASDISKALAKKPTAVFCFFAGAAAVEFIKQLREKFSGPIYAPGFLTEGTVLENLKENALGIQTALNYSADLNNTSNRVFASAYRKKHQVTPTTYAMASYDAAQVLDQAIQLTGGKPTPKDVNLALGKIGQIDSPRGIWQFNQPRTPQQKWYLREVQRDGQVMSNVLINELATLG; encoded by the coding sequence GTGTCGCAGATGAATCGCAGGCGGGCGCTCCAACTGTTGGCCGCGCTCGGTACGACCGGGTTCGTCGCCGGATGTGGCTCCGACACCGACGCCCAACCGGCCGCTGACCTCAGCCCGGTCAAGATCGGTCTGATCACGCCGCAGGGCGGCGGGTTCAAGAGCATCGGCGACGACATCACCAACGGTTTCCAGATCTTCCTGGACCTGCACGACCAGAAGTTGGGTGGACACCCGGTCGAGCTGTTGACCGCCGACGAGGGTGACACCGCGAAGACGGGCAAGGCCGCCGTCGAGGGCCTGCTCAAGCAGGGCGTGCTGGCGCTCACCGGCGTGGTCAACTCGGCGGTGATGGTCGGCATCCGGGACACCGTCGAGGAGGCGCGCGTCCCGCTGATCGGCTCGAACGCCTCACCGAGCAGTCTGCAGAGCGTCTTCTACATCTGGCGGACGTCGTACGTGCTGGACGAGGCGGGCCGCGCGCTGGGCCGCTACCTGCGCGACCAGTTGCCGGCCAACGGCCGCGTCGCGATCATCGTGCCGGAGAACGTCGGCAGTCCCGACGTGGTGCGTGGCTTCAAGCAGGAGTTCGGCGCGACCGACTCGCGGATCAGCGACCCGGTGACGTACACGAGCGCCACCGCCAACCCGGGCAAGACCACCTACGCCTCGGACATCAGCAAGGCGCTGGCCAAGAAGCCGACCGCCGTCTTCTGCTTCTTCGCCGGGGCGGCCGCCGTGGAGTTCATCAAGCAGCTTCGGGAGAAGTTCTCCGGGCCCATCTACGCGCCCGGCTTCCTCACCGAGGGCACCGTGCTGGAGAACCTGAAGGAGAACGCGCTGGGCATCCAGACCGCGCTGAACTACTCGGCCGACCTGAACAACACCTCCAACCGGGTCTTCGCCTCGGCCTACCGCAAGAAGCACCAGGTCACGCCCACCACCTACGCCATGGCGTCGTACGACGCGGCACAGGTGCTCGACCAGGCCATCCAGCTGACCGGCGGAAAGCCCACGCCGAAGGACGTCAACCTTGCCCTGGGCAAGATCGGCCAGATCGACAGCCCGCGCGGCATCTGGCAGTTCAACCAGCCGCGCACCCCGCAGCAGAAGTGGTACCTGCGAGAGGTGCAGCGCGACGGTCAGGTCATGTCGAACGTGCTGATCAACGAGCTGGCCACGCTGGGCTGA
- a CDS encoding alpha/beta hydrolase, translating to MPADPRAVLTRPAPKPDRTVAYGDHPDQVADLRRPAGTGPARPLVVVVHGGFWRAEYDRRHTGPLAAALAAAGHPVAQVEYRRTGQPGGGWPGTFTDVLTGVAELPALAADALPGRVSRAAPILLGHSAGGHLAMYVAATAPATVAGVLALAPVADLGEAYRRDLDGGAVAALLGGGPTEVPDRYAAADPRMLVPIRTRTVVMHGSEDHQVPAEMSRDFVAGARAAGSDISLVELPGCEHFGLIDPESPAWPQVLVMLRSLHDDH from the coding sequence ATGCCTGCCGACCCGCGCGCCGTGTTGACCCGGCCCGCGCCGAAACCCGACCGGACCGTCGCGTACGGGGACCACCCGGATCAGGTGGCCGACCTGCGCCGCCCGGCGGGGACCGGCCCGGCCCGGCCGCTGGTCGTCGTGGTGCACGGCGGTTTCTGGCGGGCCGAGTACGACAGACGGCACACCGGCCCGTTGGCCGCGGCACTCGCCGCCGCCGGTCACCCGGTGGCGCAGGTGGAGTACCGGCGGACCGGGCAGCCGGGAGGCGGCTGGCCGGGCACGTTCACCGACGTGCTGACCGGGGTGGCCGAGTTGCCCGCGCTGGCCGCCGACGCGCTGCCGGGCCGGGTGAGCCGGGCCGCGCCGATCCTGCTCGGGCACTCCGCCGGCGGCCACCTGGCGATGTACGTGGCGGCGACCGCCCCGGCGACGGTGGCCGGGGTGCTCGCGCTGGCCCCGGTGGCCGACCTGGGTGAGGCGTACCGGCGGGACCTGGACGGGGGTGCGGTGGCCGCGTTGCTCGGCGGCGGTCCGACCGAGGTCCCGGACCGGTACGCGGCAGCCGATCCACGGATGCTGGTACCCATCCGGACACGCACAGTAGTGATGCACGGCTCGGAGGATCACCAGGTGCCGGCGGAGATGAGCCGGGACTTCGTCGCGGGGGCCCGTGCCGCAGGATCCGATATCTCCCTTGTTGAACTGCCCGGATGCGAGCATTTCGGGCTGATCGATCCGGAGTCGCCGGCGTGGCCTCAGGTCCTCGTTATGTTGCGGTCCCTGCACGATGATCACTAG
- a CDS encoding bacterial proteasome activator family protein: protein MDPMTDARSAGQDEPGTDDSGHSGTVVVVGPDGQPIGTMQTDEGQGEDPTRLVEQPAKVMRIGSMIKQLLEEVKAAPLDDASRNRMREIHERSIVELKEGLAPELRDELERISLPFTEDKTPSEGELRIAHAQLVGWLEGLFHGIQAALVAQQMAARVQLEQMRGGRQALPSGPGGMVPGMPSGIGQPGGGEGHSTGQYL, encoded by the coding sequence ATGGACCCCATGACCGACGCGCGTTCCGCTGGACAAGACGAGCCCGGCACCGACGACTCCGGCCACTCCGGCACCGTTGTGGTGGTCGGCCCGGACGGGCAGCCGATCGGCACGATGCAGACCGACGAGGGGCAGGGCGAAGACCCGACCCGCCTGGTCGAACAGCCGGCCAAGGTGATGCGGATCGGCAGCATGATCAAGCAGTTGCTCGAGGAGGTGAAGGCGGCACCTCTCGACGACGCCAGCCGCAACCGGATGCGGGAGATCCACGAGCGGTCGATCGTCGAGCTCAAGGAGGGCCTCGCCCCCGAGCTTCGGGACGAGTTGGAGCGCATCTCGCTGCCCTTCACCGAGGACAAGACCCCCAGCGAGGGCGAGTTGCGGATCGCGCACGCCCAGCTCGTCGGTTGGCTGGAGGGCCTGTTCCACGGCATCCAGGCGGCCCTGGTGGCTCAGCAGATGGCCGCGCGGGTTCAGTTGGAGCAGATGCGCGGGGGCCGCCAGGCTCTGCCCAGCGGCCCCGGCGGGATGGTCCCCGGGATGCCGTCGGGCATCGGCCAGCCCGGCGGCGGTGAGGGCCACAGCACCGGCCAGTACCTCTGA
- a CDS encoding HAD family hydrolase, producing MGETPRLIATDIDGTLIRDDHTVSPRTADVLARISARGTPVILVTGRPVRWLKMVYDQLAEPLPAVCANGAVVYDPVDDEVLRADPLAPQHLAEVAQRLRAEVPGISFAVEILDSRQMRHEAHYPLRWDVDPEGIRAIETPEELLSLPAVKLLARAGEQDPDAFAELIATAVAGLAEATHSSSSGLVEISAAGVTKAAGLAWYCDRIGVDAADVVAFGDMPNDVPMLTWAGRGVAVANAHRAVLAVADEVTTTNSEDGVAAYLEKIFGVG from the coding sequence ATGGGAGAGACACCCCGCCTGATCGCCACCGACATCGACGGCACGCTGATCCGCGACGACCACACCGTCAGCCCACGCACCGCCGACGTGCTCGCGCGGATCTCCGCGCGAGGCACGCCGGTCATCCTGGTCACCGGCCGTCCGGTCCGCTGGCTCAAGATGGTGTACGACCAACTGGCCGAGCCCCTACCGGCGGTCTGCGCCAACGGGGCCGTGGTCTACGACCCGGTCGACGACGAGGTGCTCCGCGCCGACCCGCTCGCGCCGCAGCACCTCGCCGAGGTGGCCCAGCGGCTACGCGCCGAGGTGCCCGGGATCAGCTTCGCCGTGGAGATCCTGGACAGCCGGCAGATGCGGCACGAGGCGCACTACCCACTGCGCTGGGATGTCGACCCGGAGGGCATCCGAGCGATCGAGACGCCGGAGGAGTTGCTCTCCCTTCCGGCGGTGAAGCTCCTCGCCCGAGCCGGTGAGCAGGACCCGGACGCCTTCGCCGAGCTGATCGCCACCGCCGTGGCGGGGCTCGCCGAGGCCACCCACTCGTCGTCGTCCGGCCTGGTGGAGATCTCCGCGGCCGGAGTCACCAAGGCGGCGGGCCTGGCCTGGTACTGCGATCGGATCGGGGTGGACGCCGCCGACGTGGTGGCCTTCGGCGACATGCCCAACGACGTGCCGATGCTGACCTGGGCCGGGCGGGGCGTGGCGGTCGCCAACGCGCACCGCGCCGTCCTGGCGGTCGCCGACGAGGTGACGACGACGAACTCCGAGGACGGCGTGGCGGCGTACCTGGAAAAGATCTTCGGGGTGGGCTGA
- a CDS encoding HAD hydrolase family protein, with the protein MTRPGLPKLIATDLDGTLVRSDDTVSAYTHGVLDRVRAAGIPVVGATGRGPRLTELTRNDIRAADFLVMAGGGRVVDQSDPSGPVVLRDERLPAEVLARLLADLEAEVGPLTVMVEASDEHDAPLWGDYHESWPYQDRFEARSRAECLSCDVIKAFARTADHHVDELLAVARRIVSPQVATLTQAGLGFIEICPPGVDKASGLTVVAQTLGVDPADVLVFGDMPNDLPMFEWAGWARVAVANAHPDVRAAADEVTLRNDDDGVAVYLDRLLSR; encoded by the coding sequence ATGACCCGCCCGGGACTGCCCAAGCTGATCGCGACCGACCTCGACGGGACGCTCGTCCGCAGCGACGACACCGTCTCCGCGTACACCCATGGGGTGCTCGACCGGGTGCGGGCCGCCGGGATTCCGGTGGTCGGCGCGACCGGTCGCGGCCCTCGGCTGACCGAGTTGACCCGCAACGACATCCGCGCCGCCGACTTCCTGGTGATGGCCGGCGGCGGGCGGGTGGTCGACCAGAGCGACCCGTCGGGCCCGGTGGTGTTGCGCGACGAGCGGCTCCCCGCCGAGGTGCTGGCCCGGCTGCTCGCCGACCTGGAGGCCGAGGTCGGGCCGCTGACGGTGATGGTCGAGGCGTCCGACGAGCACGACGCCCCGCTCTGGGGTGACTACCACGAGAGTTGGCCCTACCAGGACCGGTTCGAGGCGCGGAGCCGCGCGGAGTGCCTCTCCTGCGACGTGATCAAGGCGTTCGCCCGGACCGCCGACCACCACGTGGACGAACTGCTGGCGGTGGCCCGCCGGATCGTCTCACCGCAGGTCGCCACGCTCACCCAGGCCGGGCTCGGCTTCATCGAGATCTGCCCGCCCGGCGTGGACAAGGCGAGCGGGTTGACCGTGGTGGCGCAGACGCTCGGGGTCGACCCGGCCGATGTGCTGGTCTTCGGCGACATGCCCAACGACCTGCCGATGTTCGAGTGGGCCGGCTGGGCGCGGGTGGCGGTGGCCAACGCGCACCCGGACGTCCGTGCCGCCGCCGACGAGGTGACCCTGCGCAACGACGACGACGGAGTGGCGGTATATCTGGACCGGCTACTGTCCCGGTGA
- a CDS encoding OsmC family protein gives MPIRTASAQWQGNLTEGAGTVRTGKGGLSGNYSFKSRFEEGEGTNPEELIAAAHAGCFSMAFSKALADAGSTPTSVETTAKVHLDKTDAGMTVTRIDLETVGQVPGIDDAEFQKLAEAAKANCPISRLLSPGAEITLNARLAS, from the coding sequence ATGCCTATCCGTACCGCTTCAGCACAATGGCAGGGCAATCTCACCGAGGGTGCCGGCACCGTCCGCACCGGTAAGGGTGGCCTGTCCGGCAACTACTCCTTCAAGTCGCGCTTCGAGGAGGGCGAGGGCACCAACCCGGAGGAGCTGATCGCCGCCGCGCATGCGGGCTGCTTCTCGATGGCGTTCTCGAAGGCCCTCGCCGACGCCGGCTCGACGCCCACCTCGGTCGAGACCACCGCGAAGGTCCACCTGGACAAGACCGACGCCGGGATGACCGTGACCCGCATCGACCTGGAGACCGTCGGCCAGGTTCCGGGCATCGACGACGCGGAGTTCCAGAAGCTCGCCGAGGCCGCCAAGGCCAACTGCCCGATCTCCCGACTGCTCTCGCCGGGTGCCGAGATCACCCTCAACGCGCGCCTGGCTTCCTGA
- a CDS encoding metallopeptidase family protein, giving the protein MEMTRERFEELVGEALDEVPEELLGLMNNVVILVEDDPPPGEQDLLGLYEGHALTSRGWDYSGVLPDRIFIYRHPILRICDDDDDVVDEVAVTVVHEIAHHFGIDDERLHALGWG; this is encoded by the coding sequence GTGGAGATGACCCGCGAGCGCTTCGAGGAGTTGGTCGGCGAGGCCCTCGACGAGGTGCCCGAAGAGCTGCTCGGCCTGATGAACAACGTGGTGATCCTCGTCGAGGACGACCCGCCGCCGGGCGAGCAAGACCTGCTCGGCCTCTACGAGGGCCACGCCCTCACCAGCCGTGGCTGGGACTACTCCGGCGTGCTGCCGGACCGGATCTTCATCTACCGACACCCGATCCTGCGGATCTGCGACGATGACGACGACGTCGTCGACGAGGTGGCGGTCACCGTGGTGCACGAGATCGCCCACCACTTCGGCATCGACGACGAGCGACTGCACGCACTGGGCTGGGGCTGA